One region of Limnospira fusiformis SAG 85.79 genomic DNA includes:
- the accD gene encoding acetyl-CoA carboxylase, carboxyltransferase subunit beta, whose protein sequence is MSLFDWFANRQKSVPISPDRQEREIADGLWVKCEKCGALTYTKDLQANLMVCLQCDHHMRVYSDDRIKQLIDENTWQPIAANLCSVDPLNFRDRKPYSDRLREYREKTGQIDAVQTGTGLLNGESIALGVMDFRFMGGSMGSVVGEKLTRMIEYGTEHQYPVVIICASGGARMQEGMLSLMQMAKISAALERHRENKLLYIPVLTNPTTGGVTASFAMLGDLILAEPQATIGFAGRRVIEQTLREKLPDDFQTSEYLMAHGFIDAIVPRTQLKKTLTQLIKLHRPPQPTGRPFVKLSDSNSRSHVHHSEETQQHR, encoded by the coding sequence ATGTCTCTATTTGACTGGTTTGCAAATCGACAAAAATCAGTTCCCATTAGTCCCGATCGCCAAGAGCGAGAAATTGCCGATGGTTTGTGGGTAAAATGTGAAAAATGCGGTGCATTAACCTACACCAAAGACTTACAGGCGAATCTTATGGTGTGTCTGCAATGTGACCATCACATGAGGGTTTACAGTGACGATCGCATTAAACAACTGATTGATGAAAATACCTGGCAGCCCATTGCTGCTAATCTGTGTTCAGTAGATCCGCTGAATTTCCGCGATCGCAAACCCTACAGCGATCGTCTGCGAGAATACCGGGAGAAAACAGGTCAAATTGATGCTGTACAAACGGGGACGGGTTTATTAAATGGGGAATCGATCGCCCTTGGGGTGATGGATTTTCGATTTATGGGGGGTAGTATGGGGTCGGTGGTGGGAGAAAAACTCACCCGGATGATTGAATATGGGACTGAGCATCAATACCCGGTAGTGATTATCTGTGCTTCCGGAGGGGCTAGAATGCAGGAAGGAATGTTAAGCCTCATGCAAATGGCGAAAATCTCGGCGGCTTTGGAACGACATCGAGAGAATAAACTTTTGTATATCCCTGTACTAACCAATCCTACTACTGGAGGGGTGACGGCTAGTTTTGCCATGCTCGGTGATCTAATTCTAGCTGAACCCCAGGCAACTATTGGTTTTGCGGGTCGTCGGGTAATTGAGCAAACCTTGCGAGAAAAACTACCTGATGATTTTCAAACTTCTGAATATCTGATGGCTCATGGGTTTATTGATGCGATCGTCCCTCGCACTCAGCTCAAAAAAACCCTCACCCAATTGATTAAACTGCACCGACCACCACAGCCTACCGGAAGACCCTTTGTAAAATTGTCCGACTCTAACTCCCGCAGCCATGTCCATCATTCTGAGGAAACCCAACAGCATCGATAA
- a CDS encoding HAD family hydrolase, translated as MSDRPNLLALDFDGVLCDGLLEYFQTAWRTYLEVWSPPESTPPDDLPPRFYCTRPVIETGWEMPLLIRALVLGWTESEILSDWHSISRQLLEQEHLSPEVLGPRLDQIRDEWIATDLPGWLALHGFYPGVCDRLRVILEQDMIELRIITTKEERFVRSLLGQQGIILGPGMIFGKGHKQPKHQTLRDLMTLSDPSPVIWFVEDRMKTLLSVQAQTDLQQVKLFLADWGYNTPIERRLVAEYPPICLLSLSQFSQDFEAWS; from the coding sequence ATGTCAGATAGACCCAATCTTCTCGCCTTGGACTTTGATGGTGTTCTCTGTGATGGCTTGCTGGAGTATTTTCAGACGGCTTGGCGTACATATCTCGAAGTTTGGTCGCCTCCTGAGTCTACCCCACCGGATGATTTACCCCCTAGATTCTACTGCACTAGACCTGTGATTGAAACGGGTTGGGAAATGCCTCTTTTGATCAGGGCTTTGGTTTTGGGGTGGACTGAATCTGAGATTCTCAGCGATTGGCATAGTATATCACGTCAACTGCTGGAACAAGAACATTTGTCACCGGAAGTTCTTGGCCCTCGACTTGATCAAATTCGCGATGAGTGGATCGCCACAGACCTACCAGGGTGGTTGGCTTTACATGGCTTTTATCCGGGGGTATGCGATCGCCTTCGGGTTATTCTTGAGCAGGACATGATAGAATTACGCATAATTACTACTAAGGAAGAACGATTTGTGCGATCGCTTCTCGGACAACAGGGAATTATTCTCGGTCCGGGTATGATTTTTGGGAAAGGACACAAACAGCCTAAGCACCAAACTCTACGGGATCTCATGACTCTTTCTGATCCTAGTCCGGTGATCTGGTTCGTTGAAGACAGAATGAAAACTTTGTTGTCTGTACAAGCTCAAACAGACCTACAACAGGTTAAACTGTTTTTGGCTGACTGGGGCTACAATACCCCCATAGAGCGACGTTTGGTGGCTGAATATCCCCCTATCTGTTTATTGTCTTTGTCTCAATTTTCTCAGGATTTTGAGGCGTGGAGTTGA
- the psbV gene encoding photosystem II cytochrome c-550, which produces MLKRYIWLAVATVFFTFQMWVGNANALELTEELRTLPINAQGDTAVLSLKEIKKGQQVFNAACAQCHALGVTKTNPDVNLSPEALALATPPRDNIAALVDYVKNPTTYDGFIEIYELHPSLKSADIFPKMRNLSEDDLYNVAAYILLQPKVRGEQWGGGKYLR; this is translated from the coding sequence ATGCTAAAAAGGTACATTTGGTTGGCTGTTGCCACTGTATTCTTCACCTTTCAAATGTGGGTGGGTAATGCAAACGCTTTGGAATTGACTGAAGAATTGAGAACCCTTCCCATCAATGCTCAAGGCGATACTGCTGTCTTGAGTCTCAAAGAAATCAAAAAAGGCCAACAGGTATTTAACGCCGCCTGCGCTCAGTGTCATGCGCTGGGTGTGACTAAAACCAACCCTGATGTTAACTTGAGTCCTGAAGCCCTGGCTTTGGCTACTCCCCCCCGCGATAACATTGCGGCTCTGGTTGATTATGTCAAAAATCCCACCACCTATGATGGCTTCATCGAGATATACGAACTGCATCCTAGCCTGAAAAGTGCAGACATTTTTCCCAAGATGAGAAACCTATCAGAAGATGATCTCTATAATGTAGCCGCTTACATTCTCTTACAACCCAAGGTTCGCGGTGAACAGTGGGGTGGTGGTAAATACCTCCGTTAA
- a CDS encoding prepilin peptidase translates to MEILVDLPAYLIIFALGASIGSFLNVIVYRVPAGLSVWYPPSRCPHCHTRLGLSENIPVFGWLWLRGKCRHCHAPISMRYPLVEGLMGVLFLLVYVTIMPGTIVQLFGLWALLAWLVALSLIDIDTLTLPNPLTQSGLVVGLCFQGLLGLKTAGVIDQLMVGVLGAVLGLWLFEAIAFLGSMAFGQTAMGAGDAKLAALMGAWLGWKMLLVASFIACGLGAFIGAGAMAVGILDRRQPMPFGPFLAIAAGITALWGEIIVSMYMELFFPVI, encoded by the coding sequence ATGGAGATTTTAGTTGATCTACCAGCTTACTTGATTATATTTGCCCTAGGCGCTTCCATAGGTAGCTTTTTAAATGTCATTGTGTATCGAGTCCCCGCTGGTCTGTCCGTGTGGTATCCTCCCTCACGATGTCCCCATTGTCATACCCGTTTGGGTTTAAGTGAAAATATCCCAGTTTTCGGGTGGTTGTGGTTGCGGGGGAAATGTCGCCATTGCCATGCACCGATATCTATGCGCTACCCTCTAGTAGAAGGGTTAATGGGTGTATTGTTCTTGCTGGTATATGTAACCATCATGCCAGGGACTATAGTACAACTGTTTGGCTTGTGGGCGCTATTAGCTTGGTTGGTGGCGTTATCTCTAATTGATATAGATACCTTAACCCTTCCTAACCCTCTCACCCAGTCAGGTTTAGTGGTGGGGTTGTGCTTTCAAGGGTTACTGGGATTAAAAACGGCTGGGGTGATAGACCAGTTAATGGTGGGTGTTTTGGGGGCGGTGCTAGGATTATGGTTATTTGAAGCGATCGCCTTTTTGGGGTCCATGGCTTTTGGACAGACCGCTATGGGGGCGGGAGATGCTAAATTAGCGGCTCTTATGGGGGCTTGGTTGGGGTGGAAGATGCTATTGGTCGCAAGTTTCATCGCCTGTGGTTTAGGAGCCTTTATCGGCGCAGGAGCCATGGCTGTGGGCATATTAGACCGCCGCCAACCCATGCCATTTGGTCCTTTTTTAGCGATCGCCGCTGGTATAACTGCCCTGTGGGGTGAGATAATAGTATCTATGTATATGGAGTTATTTTTCCCAGTTATCTGA
- a CDS encoding FkbM family methyltransferase, translating to MKLNLHQIFQDHKVTPRGIIYVGAGEGRSLKRFAKFTNAKILLIEANPVTCERLKMAVGDRPNIQTVHVAIADQNSTATLHVTNIESNSSILSLTEYKKLYPNLTETQQIPVETRTIDSILTELNLLPEDYNILCLDIQGAELLALTGASEILQHLDAIYSTTSQNKLFEGGATFEQLNAFLNEHYFTPVAQATPYHPSRYEVVYIHNNLINTSVIPSEIAQNLRLQPPTVPKPTELKITQSRLQELESEQELLKYQLQQHQKDLEKSQSQLQQTRKDLEKSQSDFQEKQKELENSQSQLQQTRKDLEKSQSDFQEKQKELENSQSQLQQTQLELKNLHSQLEQSQEELEESKGIRDQILADLEKSYSQFKQSQKDLENSQSQLEQTQTELQQSQYQRDQILSELEQYHTRLQQTQKDLEKSQSDFQQKQKELENSQSQLQQTQKDLEKSQSDFQQKQKELENSQSQLQQTQKDLEKSQSDFQQKQKELENSQSQLQQTRKDLEKSQSDFQQKQKELENSQSQLQQTQKDLEKSQSDFQQKQKELENSQSQLQQTQKDLEKSQSDFQQKQKELENSQSQLQQTQKDLEKSQSDFQQKQKELENSQSERKKLETKVKEVQDQLKNAQNKQTETQQELDKSRSELHDTREELEMANFQLDEVQVELEQATFELHKIKEELEGSQSQLQQQQKELEESQSQLQQQQKELEESRSEIQKLREQIQQIQHIQQYQNMSPPGQPVQQYQPAVAQSGNTYNAALVKMFAKIIAETMPD from the coding sequence ATGAAACTTAACTTACACCAAATTTTTCAAGATCATAAAGTTACGCCTCGTGGTATTATATATGTAGGAGCAGGAGAAGGGCGATCGCTCAAACGTTTTGCCAAGTTTACTAATGCGAAAATATTGCTAATAGAAGCGAATCCCGTCACCTGTGAAAGGTTGAAAATGGCTGTAGGCGATCGACCCAATATTCAGACAGTTCATGTGGCGATCGCTGACCAAAATAGTACCGCCACTCTCCACGTTACCAACATCGAGTCTAACAGTTCTATTTTGTCACTAACAGAATACAAAAAACTGTATCCCAACCTCACAGAAACTCAGCAAATACCCGTTGAAACCCGCACAATTGACAGCATTTTAACGGAACTTAACCTGCTTCCAGAAGACTATAATATACTATGTTTAGACATCCAAGGAGCCGAACTTCTCGCCTTAACAGGAGCCTCAGAAATTCTGCAACATCTTGATGCTATTTACAGCACAACCAGCCAAAATAAACTCTTTGAAGGTGGCGCAACTTTTGAGCAACTTAACGCCTTTCTCAATGAACATTATTTCACCCCCGTAGCGCAAGCGACTCCCTATCATCCCTCTCGGTATGAAGTGGTTTATATTCACAACAACCTAATCAATACCTCAGTAATTCCTTCCGAAATCGCCCAAAATCTTCGCCTCCAACCTCCCACAGTACCCAAACCAACCGAACTTAAAATAACTCAATCTCGCCTCCAAGAATTAGAATCAGAACAGGAACTTTTAAAATATCAACTACAACAACATCAAAAAGACCTGGAGAAGTCTCAATCTCAACTACAGCAGACTCGGAAAGACCTCGAAAAGTCTCAATCTGATTTTCAGGAAAAGCAGAAGGAGTTGGAAAACTCTCAGTCTCAACTACAGCAGACTCGGAAAGACCTCGAAAAGTCTCAATCTGATTTTCAGGAAAAGCAGAAGGAGTTGGAAAACTCTCAGTCTCAACTACAGCAGACTCAGCTTGAATTAAAAAATCTGCACTCACAACTCGAACAAAGTCAGGAAGAGTTAGAAGAGTCCAAGGGGATAAGAGACCAAATCTTAGCTGATTTAGAGAAATCCTATTCTCAATTCAAACAGAGTCAGAAAGACTTAGAAAACTCCCAGTCTCAATTAGAACAAACTCAGACTGAGTTACAACAGTCTCAATATCAACGAGACCAAATCCTATCAGAATTAGAACAATACCATACGCGACTACAGCAGACTCAGAAAGACCTGGAGAAGTCTCAATCTGATTTTCAGCAGAAGCAGAAGGAGTTGGAAAACTCTCAGTCTCAACTACAGCAGACTCAGAAAGACCTGGAAAAGTCTCAATCTGATTTTCAGCAGAAGCAGAAGGAGTTGGAAAACTCTCAGTCTCAACTACAGCAGACTCAGAAAGACCTGGAAAAGTCTCAATCTGATTTTCAGCAGAAGCAGAAGGAGTTGGAAAACTCTCAGTCTCAACTACAGCAGACTCGGAAAGACCTGGAAAAGTCTCAATCTGATTTTCAGCAGAAGCAGAAGGAGTTGGAAAACTCTCAGTCTCAACTACAGCAGACTCAGAAAGACCTGGAAAAGTCTCAATCTGATTTTCAGCAGAAGCAGAAGGAGTTGGAAAACTCTCAGTCTCAACTACAGCAGACTCAGAAAGACCTCGAAAAGTCTCAATCTGATTTTCAGCAGAAGCAGAAGGAGTTGGAAAACTCTCAGTCTCAACTACAGCAGACTCAGAAAGACCTCGAAAAGTCTCAATCTGATTTTCAGCAGAAGCAGAAGGAGTTGGAAAACTCTCAGTCTGAAAGGAAGAAACTGGAAACCAAAGTTAAGGAAGTTCAAGACCAGCTTAAAAATGCACAGAATAAACAGACGGAAACTCAACAGGAACTCGATAAGTCTCGCTCGGAGTTACATGATACCAGGGAAGAACTGGAAATGGCTAACTTCCAATTAGATGAAGTACAGGTGGAACTTGAACAGGCTACATTTGAGTTACATAAAATTAAGGAAGAGTTAGAGGGTTCGCAGTCTCAACTACAGCAACAGCAGAAAGAATTGGAAGAGTCGCAGTCTCAACTACAGCAACAGCAGAAAGAATTGGAAGAGTCGAGGTCGGAAATTCAAAAACTGCGGGAACAGATACAACAGATACAGCATATACAACAGTATCAAAATATGTCGCCACCAGGACAGCCAGTACAACAGTATCAACCTGCTGTAGCACAGTCTGGGAATACATATAATGCTGCTCTTGTCAAGATGTTTGCTAAAATTATTGCTGAAACTATGCCAGACTAA
- a CDS encoding glycosyltransferase has translation MGTKKGRVWIFDNIQPTVKVTIFAVPKAFVGSVGMIQDNAITSWTKLVPRPEIILFGDETGTAEVASKLKVRHIPNVQVNEYGTPLLNDIFSQVHHHASHDILTYINSDIILTSDFLGNVQQVIANYSRFLMVGRRWNLDIEEPVNFDNPNWEQQLHHQIHTAGIFSGIGALDYFVFPKPLFNQLPAFAIGRPGWDNWMVGEGLKQGYRVINGSQTITIVHQNHDYGHLRGNRIEAFHGREAKQNQALLQGHFAGNTADATDYLIPATVANSPQISIIVCSDNQGISLPKTLDSILNQNIDGCEIIVIDNGSTDNTPEVLEGYGKSLQYVGQCGEGIVAARNRGLDIARGEFILFLDGGSTLLPHSLSDLIDAFDNRAGSLEMVFSGWEIWEENQLISEVQPYNNLAPILQGRDGLHGVHIWMLTDLWRLVETGAILFRNSWVKRWGGFDSSLSPHAATIDLLLNLASHGAAGICLQRRTITVEADYNLKRYAIAILSSDCNQLIQNYFSRPTLRNWMRPLETLCRYQVLVWLAALSYHTQDKHQMIQFLRQSRNYSPYPAQQTINNWYQSLTQISRAYNYPPFQLLYKT, from the coding sequence ATGGGAACTAAAAAAGGTCGTGTCTGGATTTTTGATAATATTCAACCTACTGTTAAGGTGACTATTTTTGCGGTTCCTAAAGCGTTTGTGGGAAGTGTGGGAATGATTCAAGATAATGCGATTACCAGTTGGACTAAACTGGTTCCGAGACCGGAAATTATCTTATTTGGTGATGAGACAGGAACCGCAGAAGTGGCTAGTAAATTGAAGGTGAGACATATTCCGAATGTCCAAGTTAACGAATATGGAACCCCTCTGCTAAATGATATTTTTAGCCAAGTACATCATCACGCTTCCCACGATATTTTAACATATATTAACTCGGATATTATCCTAACTAGCGATTTTCTCGGGAATGTTCAACAGGTGATTGCTAATTACTCTAGGTTTCTGATGGTGGGACGACGTTGGAATTTGGATATTGAAGAACCTGTGAATTTTGATAACCCTAACTGGGAACAACAGCTACATCATCAAATTCATACAGCGGGAATATTTAGCGGTATCGGTGCGTTAGATTACTTTGTATTTCCTAAACCTCTGTTTAATCAACTTCCGGCTTTTGCTATTGGTCGTCCGGGTTGGGATAATTGGATGGTGGGAGAAGGATTAAAACAAGGATATCGGGTAATTAACGGGAGTCAAACTATTACGATTGTTCACCAAAATCATGACTACGGACATCTTCGGGGAAACCGCATCGAAGCGTTTCACGGACGGGAAGCAAAGCAAAATCAAGCTCTTTTACAAGGACATTTCGCGGGTAATACTGCTGATGCTACTGATTATTTAATCCCCGCGACGGTGGCTAATTCTCCCCAAATTAGTATTATTGTTTGTAGCGATAATCAGGGTATCAGTTTACCCAAAACTCTTGATAGTATCCTTAATCAAAATATCGATGGTTGCGAGATTATTGTGATTGATAACGGTTCGACGGACAACACCCCGGAAGTCCTAGAAGGTTATGGAAAATCTTTGCAATATGTTGGTCAATGTGGCGAGGGAATTGTGGCTGCTAGAAACCGAGGCTTAGATATTGCTAGGGGAGAATTTATCCTGTTTTTAGATGGGGGTTCTACTTTACTACCTCATAGTTTATCAGACCTGATAGATGCTTTTGATAATCGTGCGGGTTCACTGGAAATGGTATTCTCTGGTTGGGAAATTTGGGAGGAAAATCAGCTAATTTCGGAAGTTCAGCCTTACAATAATCTCGCGCCAATTTTGCAGGGTCGCGACGGTTTACATGGTGTCCATATCTGGATGTTAACAGACTTGTGGCGATTGGTGGAAACTGGTGCGATTTTATTCCGCAATTCCTGGGTTAAACGCTGGGGAGGGTTTGACTCGAGTCTATCTCCCCATGCTGCTACTATAGATTTATTGCTAAATTTAGCATCCCATGGCGCTGCGGGAATTTGTCTACAAAGAAGGACTATAACAGTCGAGGCTGATTATAACTTGAAACGATATGCGATCGCTATCCTTTCCTCTGACTGTAATCAACTTATTCAAAATTACTTTTCTCGTCCTACCCTACGAAATTGGATGCGTCCCCTAGAAACCCTCTGTCGCTATCAAGTCCTGGTTTGGTTAGCTGCTTTAAGCTATCACACCCAAGACAAACACCAGATGATTCAATTTCTCAGACAGTCCCGCAATTATAGTCCCTATCCTGCTCAACAAACTATCAATAATTGGTATCAAAGTTTGACCCAAATTTCCCGCGCATATAATTATCCCCCCTTTCAACTGCTCTATAAAACTTAA
- a CDS encoding GNAT family N-acetyltransferase — translation MPAQLIIRPATVDDVPVIWALIKALAEYEKLSHQVTGDLETLKQHLFGDRPMAEVIIAEWEQKTVGFALFFHNFSTFLTQPGIHLEDLFVMPEYRGLGIGKALIQQVAQVALERRYGRLEWTVLDWNQSAIAFYQHIGATILPEWRICRVVDYQRLLQQ, via the coding sequence ATGCCTGCTCAACTAATTATCCGTCCTGCTACTGTTGATGATGTTCCGGTCATTTGGGCTTTAATTAAGGCTTTGGCTGAATATGAAAAACTCTCCCACCAAGTCACTGGAGATCTGGAAACCTTGAAACAGCATCTATTTGGCGATCGGCCAATGGCTGAGGTCATTATCGCTGAATGGGAGCAAAAAACCGTAGGCTTTGCTCTGTTTTTTCATAACTTTTCCACGTTCTTGACTCAACCCGGCATTCATTTAGAAGACCTATTTGTTATGCCTGAATATCGAGGTTTAGGCATTGGGAAAGCCTTGATCCAACAGGTCGCTCAAGTAGCCCTAGAACGTCGGTATGGGCGCTTAGAGTGGACTGTCCTCGACTGGAATCAATCGGCGATCGCATTTTACCAACATATAGGAGCCACAATACTACCTGAATGGCGCATTTGTCGAGTAGTGGACTATCAACGCTTACTGCAACAATAA
- the acs gene encoding acetate--CoA ligase translates to MSQPTIESILHEKRLFHPSEDFSKQARIKSMEEYRELYEKAKANPEAFWAELAENELHWFKKWDQVLDWQPPFAKWFVGGKINISYNCLDRHLTTWRKNKAALIWEGEPGDSRTLTYSQLHREVCQMANVIKQLGVKKGDRVGIYMPMIPEAAIAMLACARIGAPHTVIFGGFSAEALKDRLEDAQAKLVITADGGWRKDAIVPLKEQVDKALQAGAPSVDNVLVVQRTQQKIQMEPGRDHWWHDLQQNASGQCPAEEMDSEDMLFILYTSGTTGKPKGVVHTTGGYNLYSHITNQWAFDLQDTDVYWCTADVGWITGHSYIVYGPLSNGATTLMYEGAPRASNPGCLWDVVEKYGVTIFYTAPTAIRALMKMGERHPNARDLSSLRILGTVGEPINPEAWIWYNRVIGHGKCPIVDTWWQTETGGFMITPLPGATPTKPGSATLPFPGIIADVVDTEGEPVTNNSGGYLVVRHPWPGMMRTVYGDPDRFRRTYWEYLRPKNGDYVYFAGDGAHKDEDGYFWVMGRVDDVINVSGHRLGTMEVESALVSHPAVAEAAVVGRPDEVKGEEIVAFVTLEGDRQPDEALEKELKQHVVNEIGALARPGEIRFSDDLPKTRSGKIMRRLLRSLASGQEISGDTSTLQDRTVLEKLRGGA, encoded by the coding sequence ATGTCACAACCGACAATCGAATCAATTTTACACGAGAAACGGTTATTTCATCCGTCCGAGGACTTCTCCAAACAGGCCCGGATTAAGAGCATGGAAGAGTACCGGGAACTCTACGAGAAAGCCAAAGCTAACCCGGAAGCCTTTTGGGCAGAATTAGCCGAAAATGAGTTGCACTGGTTTAAAAAATGGGATCAGGTGCTGGACTGGCAGCCACCTTTTGCTAAGTGGTTTGTGGGGGGCAAAATTAATATTTCCTATAATTGCCTCGATCGCCATTTGACTACCTGGCGCAAAAATAAAGCCGCTTTAATTTGGGAAGGCGAACCGGGAGACTCTCGCACCCTGACTTATTCCCAACTACATCGGGAAGTTTGCCAAATGGCTAACGTGATTAAACAGTTGGGAGTCAAAAAAGGCGATCGCGTTGGGATTTATATGCCCATGATACCAGAGGCGGCGATCGCTATGTTGGCTTGTGCCAGAATTGGCGCACCCCATACCGTCATTTTTGGCGGTTTTAGTGCCGAGGCTTTAAAAGACCGCCTCGAAGATGCCCAAGCTAAATTGGTGATTACTGCTGATGGTGGTTGGCGCAAAGATGCGATCGTACCCCTAAAAGAACAGGTAGATAAGGCTTTACAAGCTGGTGCGCCTAGTGTTGATAACGTTTTGGTCGTACAGCGCACTCAGCAAAAAATCCAGATGGAACCCGGACGGGACCACTGGTGGCATGACTTGCAACAAAATGCTTCCGGGCAATGTCCCGCCGAAGAAATGGATAGTGAGGATATGCTGTTTATCCTTTACACTAGCGGGACTACTGGTAAACCCAAGGGAGTTGTACACACTACTGGTGGCTATAATCTTTACAGTCACATTACTAATCAGTGGGCTTTTGATTTACAGGATACTGATGTTTACTGGTGTACCGCTGATGTGGGTTGGATTACTGGCCATAGTTATATTGTCTATGGGCCTTTGTCCAATGGGGCCACAACTTTGATGTATGAAGGGGCTCCCCGTGCTTCTAATCCCGGTTGTCTGTGGGATGTGGTAGAAAAGTATGGGGTCACTATTTTCTATACTGCTCCTACTGCTATTCGAGCTTTGATGAAAATGGGTGAAAGACACCCTAATGCTCGTGATTTGTCTTCCTTGCGGATTTTGGGAACCGTCGGAGAACCCATTAACCCAGAAGCCTGGATTTGGTATAACCGCGTCATTGGTCACGGAAAATGTCCCATTGTTGATACTTGGTGGCAAACCGAAACCGGGGGTTTTATGATTACTCCTCTTCCCGGTGCGACTCCTACTAAGCCGGGTTCCGCTACTTTGCCTTTCCCTGGAATTATTGCTGATGTGGTTGATACCGAAGGCGAACCTGTTACTAATAATTCTGGGGGGTATTTGGTGGTGCGTCACCCCTGGCCGGGTATGATGCGGACTGTTTATGGCGACCCCGATCGCTTCCGTCGTACTTATTGGGAGTATTTACGACCTAAAAATGGCGATTATGTCTACTTCGCTGGTGATGGCGCTCATAAAGATGAGGATGGCTATTTCTGGGTGATGGGCCGCGTTGATGATGTGATTAATGTTTCCGGTCATCGCTTGGGGACTATGGAGGTTGAGTCCGCTTTGGTTTCTCATCCCGCTGTCGCTGAGGCGGCTGTGGTTGGCCGTCCTGATGAGGTTAAGGGTGAGGAAATTGTGGCTTTTGTTACTCTCGAAGGCGATCGCCAACCTGATGAAGCCTTGGAAAAAGAGTTGAAGCAGCACGTTGTTAATGAAATTGGCGCTTTGGCTCGTCCCGGAGAAATTCGCTTTTCTGATGATTTGCCTAAGACTCGTTCCGGTAAAATTATGCGACGTTTATTGCGATCGCTTGCTTCCGGCCAGGAGATTTCTGGGGATACTTCCACTCTCCAAGATCGCACCGTTCTCGAAAAGTTGCGCGGTGGCGCTTAG
- a CDS encoding RNA-guided endonuclease InsQ/TnpB family protein, whose product MPYKAFRTKLKLNDRQATLMAKHAGYARFVFNWGLHLWMSAYQEGLKPNVNSIKKVFTNYVKPQYPWMSELSSRVYQYAFINLGDAFKRFFKGISSYPKFKKKGHHDSFTLDNCGKPFKLSGTRHKLPFVGWVSTFEALPESWVKKVTLTRQAGDWYISFFVEITPEITPKYRERIGVDLGINNLATCSDGTQFSNPKAYKAATQKLARLQRHLSRKVKGSKNWAKCLLKVQKLHQRVANIRRDTIHKITTFLAKNHSQVVIEDLNVSGMLKNHCLAGSIADASFYEFRRQLGYKAERYGSKLIIADRFYPSSQLCSNCGYRQKMPLVRRTFECPNCGLKIDRDLNASINLEKSPGSDDYTCGRGAADSPGRSQK is encoded by the coding sequence ATGCCTTACAAAGCTTTCCGGACAAAACTAAAACTCAATGACCGTCAAGCCACCTTGATGGCCAAACACGCGGGGTATGCTCGATTTGTGTTCAATTGGGGATTACACTTATGGATGTCAGCTTATCAAGAGGGACTCAAGCCTAACGTCAACTCCATCAAAAAGGTTTTTACGAATTATGTGAAACCTCAATATCCTTGGATGTCCGAATTGTCTTCTAGAGTTTATCAATATGCCTTCATTAATCTAGGGGATGCCTTTAAGCGCTTCTTCAAAGGAATAAGCAGTTATCCTAAATTTAAGAAGAAAGGCCACCATGATAGCTTTACCCTTGACAATTGTGGCAAACCATTCAAGTTGTCAGGAACTCGCCATAAGCTGCCTTTTGTGGGCTGGGTTTCTACATTTGAGGCTCTACCCGAAAGTTGGGTTAAGAAAGTCACCCTAACGCGCCAAGCAGGTGACTGGTATATTAGCTTTTTCGTAGAAATCACGCCAGAAATTACACCGAAATATCGAGAGAGAATCGGGGTTGACCTAGGAATTAACAATTTGGCGACTTGCTCCGATGGGACCCAATTCTCTAATCCCAAGGCTTATAAAGCAGCCACCCAAAAACTAGCTCGATTACAACGTCATTTAAGTCGCAAAGTCAAAGGCTCGAAAAATTGGGCCAAATGTCTCTTAAAAGTTCAAAAGCTACATCAAAGAGTAGCAAACATTCGGCGGGACACGATTCATAAAATAACTACTTTCTTGGCTAAGAACCACAGCCAAGTAGTCATTGAAGATTTGAATGTGTCAGGTATGCTGAAAAATCATTGTTTGGCGGGTTCTATCGCTGATGCTTCATTTTATGAGTTCCGTCGTCAACTAGGTTACAAGGCAGAACGTTATGGTTCAAAGTTGATTATTGCCGATAGATTTTATCCATCCAGTCAACTGTGTTCTAATTGCGGTTATCGTCAAAAAATGCCCCTAGTCCGTCGGACTTTTGAATGTCCAAACTGTGGCCTGAAGATTGATAGAGATTTGAACGCCAGTATAAATTTAGAAAAATCGCCTGGTTCAGACGATTACACTTGTGGACGGGGTGCTGCCGACAGTCCCGGACGAAGCCAGAAATAA